The genome window ACATGATCAACAACTGGAAAATGATGAGAACGACAATAAAAAATAGGACAAAAGGtgtattaaaacaaatatctAAATAAAATAGGAttccttgatttttttgaataccttatttcttctattaatatggctgtaTCATACTATTTTTATAACtaccgcttgcaatactaatagggaatgcaagactattagggagtaccatactatttttctgaacatttttctttgttggGGCTTACTAATTTTTACTTGAAAGAACtccaattttatttggaaGCTTCCGgaagtataaaaaatttgattgaaattgcaacaaaaaactacaataacttcaatctcattaaaaatttgccataaattgttgcaaaataggcgaaaatgttattaaaatcttaaaattagtAAGGAGagtttgcaacaaaaaaaagtacgtgcaagactaatagggaggccatactAATAGATCATTTACTATtaataaagcgcttattctgtgtgtccatagtctatgtagtctttgtagtctgtgaagttttgacttctggagggatagtgagttggggttagtgtagggatatagtcggggtactttagtggtacaatagtggtacggtaggaatactgtagggttacggtagtttcataaaaattaattttcagccctaGAAGTCGGGGCCGCGCCGAAGGTGCGGACCACGGCTGGTGAGTATATAAACCACAATTAATACCACATTTCTTGCAGAGTGGAATAGCATTCTGTACACCGCAGGTACGTGCTAATCCCCAAAGTCCTAGTTGCAATGCGCACTTCGATGATACAAACGCGACTGCGAGCAACTGTTTGCCAGGTATTTTCCTACGAAATTCCTTTATTCCGAGCATGACCAAAAGAACAAATTTAGATGCAATGCACACGTGTAAAAGTTGCTCCGAGTTCGATGGAAATGGAGACTGCTCGGCGAGCACAACAGGCACTTGCAAAGGAGTGTATTGCACAAAAACTGCGGGAAAAATGAATGGTAAGTGTTCAAAAGTGTTCGAAATTTGTGCTCATTGTTATTGTAAAACCTCGGCCAAGCCTTGTGAAATTTCAGGTAAATCCTACGAAACACGTGGATGTTCCTTAGTCAACCCAATCGGGAGCAACGTGTGCTCATGGACAGATCAAACATTTAACATCAGTATGGGCATCGATCAATCGGCGGCAGCGAGGAAGAAGCGTGGAGTGTCATTGCCGTTCCGCGCAAATCAATGTTATTGTCAGGGTGAGCTAGCTTctgatctacgaaaaaaagttggtggccgagttttttttgacaCACGGCCACATGAAAAATTGGCGTAAATTCGAAGTTTTAGAATGGAATTTTGTAAGCGGAGACCAAGTTTCGATAAAATATGTACATTTGTTAGTGTGGCCGAGGTTTTGcttttctcggccaccaacAAAAATCAGCggccgagttttttcaaattcggaaTTGTGACTTCTTGATGTTCCATTTTATAATCTAAACTTCGATTTTACAAATTTAgacacgattttttttaaatagtggCTGAGTTTTCCTTCACTCGGCCACGCACAAAAAGCACGTGGcctcgaaaaaaatcggtggccgagttttctcaagggcaatttccaccaaaaatatctgaaatttccaggtgAATTATGCAACTCATCGCCTCCTTCCCAACTGGCCTCCACCCTgctattatcgattttctccaCGAGCATCctaatttttcgttaaatgtTTCGCTGCCTACGTGATATTTCTGCAACTTGTGCTCATCGCCCATATCCTTTTACACTGGTTTCACCgtgaataaaaaatacaattttttcgaaaaaaggttCATAGGTAGAAaagcaatcaaaaaaatgGTGAGAAAATCGATCGAAAATCATATACAAAATGAAATGAGGGGATTGAGTATCAGAAGCACGGTGAAAATCGGGTGGGTgggtgaaaaattaaaaattaaaaataaacgagaaaattagaaaatctcTTGAACAATAGTCTTCTTCGATGGATCATAGAGGAAATTGTTGGAAGCGAAGATTTCCGAAGTGTAGAACGGCTTGACATTCTCAATTCTCAATTGCTGAGCCTTTTCGATGAATTCCGACTCTGGAATCGTGACCGATTGAAGAATGGTGCCAGCAGCCGCACGAGCTGTAGCATAGTGCATTTGTTGACGGATCAGTTGCTTGAGAATGAAGAGGAGAAGCTCGTTAGCCGAACGATTCTCTGTCAAATGACGAGAGAATGTCTTCTTCATCATACGCATGATTGAGGCTTTTTGGGTGTTCACAAACGATTCCAACATGACACGAATCGCTGCGGCACAGTCTTCGTCGTTCACGTATCTGCaagaaatttccgattttttttggataattttgaaggatttttacttttttctgacCTCAGAATCTTGAAAAGGGGCCCGGTTTGtaagagaaaatttgaatagttttccgatttttttttagaaaaaagaaatttaatttacatAACGCTAACTTTGTAgttcagaaaagaaaattttaaaaaattgcagaaaaatccattttgtgggcgtggcatattttttaaagatcaaatgcgaaaatatctgaaattcttgaaattgatAAGGATTCgctgcaaatttgaaaaaggggGGACCTTTTTAGGCCCTGCCCACTTAAtggatttttctgcaaattttttaaatttccgttTTCTAAAATGAGGCACCACGTTTTCAAgatctgttcaaaaacaagatctacgaAAACAAGATCTACATTTTCAAGATCTACGAAAAGAAGATCTACAAAAACAAGATCCACCAAAACAAGATCTACGTTTTCAGGATTTCGAGGATCCTGAAAACGTAGATCTTCTTTTCGTAGATCTTGAAAATgtagatcttgtttttgaacagatcatgaaaacgtggtgcctcattttagaaaaaagtccATTAAGTGGGCGTGGCTAagaagctccgcccattttttaaaacggtttttgtattttttttttaatataaaaatttcacttttttgttagaaaagtttcattatttttcaaggatttgagataattttttgaaaattttggaaagaagGGGGCGTGGTTACACATgccccgcccacaaaatggtattctgtgaaatttctgaatttttttcaattttcaaaagcgcAGTCTGGAATAGGaatctatatttttaaaaaaatttttttcagttcaaaaagtGATCATCAAGAACACAACCATTTTGTGGGTGTAGTCTACGTTTCAAGATCCACGTTTTCAGTatctggcaccgtgccaactcCGGTTttctcgatgaaaaacgaaacaacgatgctccgatgttacgcgTCTTGTTTTGGTGGATCTTGTTTTCGCAGATCTTGTTTTGTTGGATCTTCTTTTCGTGgatctagtttttgaacaaatcttAAAACTGTGGtgcctcttttttttcgaaaattagaatttcccCGGGGGAACAACGTACGATCTAAGATGAAGTTTCGCGTGAGCTTCCGACAAACGAATCATAGATTCAACGTGTCGAACAGTGATGGCAACAGATCCAGTGGCCATACTCTCCTTTCTCATCTGCgcgaaaatgttcgaaaactTCTCAGAATGCTGTTCAGGAAGCGTCGGATGGCACTTCTCACGTGCGTAGATGATATATTTCCTCAATAAATCCTGTGGAATCAGCCTGACACCAGTACGTTCATCCATCTGATCTTCCTCCAACTCATCGCCCTCCTTAACAATCTTCTTCGCATCCGGATGATGTGTCCGATGATTGCCGACGACAAACTTCGCGAGACGTTCATCCTCGACCGAGTCGACAGAATCTCGAATCACACAGAGAACATCGAAGCGGGAAAGGATCGGCTCGGTGAGATCCACGTTTTCGGCAAAGGTTCTCGTCGGGTTGTAGCGTCCACCGATCGGGTTAGAAGCGGCGATGACCGTGCATCGGGCGTGGAGAGATGTAACAATTCCGGCCTTGGAAATCGAAATCGACTGCTGCTCCATTGCTTCGTGAATCGACGTACGATCCTGATCGGACATCTTATCGAACTCATCGATCAGGCAGACACCCTTATCAGCGAGAACCATGGCTCCGGCTTCCAATGTCCATTCACGTGTCACAGGATGACGTTGCACGTAGGCGGTTAATCCGACAGCTGATGCTCCTTGTCCAGTCGTGAGAACGGATCGTGGTGCGATGTGAGCAGCATATCTCAGGAATTGAGATTTCGCGGTTCCAGGATCTCCACAAAGAAGAACATTAATATCTCCTCTAAGACGATGCTTGGCTCCCGGATTCTTAGCTTCTCCTCTGAACAATGCCAACGCAATAGCTCTCTTAACATCGTCATGTCCATAGATGGACGGTGCAATCGATGAGAACACTCGTTGCGAGATATTCGGATCCTGGGAGAGCTCACGAATCGCCTTGATATCCTCATCGGTCAGTTGATCCGACGCCATCTTGTCTTTATTGGTGATATGATTCGCGTGGATCAACGTATTGAACACTGGGAATCCCTGCTTATAGTTGAGCGATCCGTCGAAATTGTTCGTGTAGACGCCGGTCACCTCGATCTCGTCTCCAGGTTTACATGAATCACAGAGATCACCGAGAAGAATCACATCTTTAGAACGGGGAAGACGTCCAGCGGCAACTTTGTTCGGGGATTCTTGCATTGTGATTCGTTGGTAGTTGTGGTAGacagtctgaaaattgagaaaattggattttctgtatgaaaaaagtttttaaaccttggtttttagtttttcttaaaaattggaattttgccaaaaaatcagGACTTGTTacgaatattcgaaaaaaaatttttttcgaataattcaGCCTGTAAAAgtgggaaaaatcgatttttaaatttttttttccttaaaaattggatttttgtcaaaaataaaggcattttacgaattttcgagaaaaaagggtttaaaaaaaaaaatattttgccaatATTTTTCCGCCTGTAAAAGAggagaaaatcgtttttttagataaaaaaaagtagatcattttgccacgtggaatggaatttttccaggaaattctttcgaaaattaaaattttccagttaaTTCCGAGATATAATAACTGGATTtcgcttaaaaattgaaattttgtcaaaaatcagaacattttacgaattttcgtgaaaaaaaggGTTTTAGAATGATTTtgccaatatttttcatactATAAATGTggggaaaatcgatttaaaaaaaataaattaggtAACTTTGCCACGTGGAAtggaattttccaagaaattctCTCAACAattaggaaattttcagttaattccGAAATAAAATCACTGGATTTcgagaaaaaccgaaaatttcaaaatgtttccatGTTAAAACGGCGGAAAACGGGGCTTTACAGTAAAATTGTCACATGGAATTCGTccaatcagtttttttcaacggaaaagtgcgaaatttcaaaaaaaaagtggcaaattgCTGTGTTTATAGAtaaattcttggaaaattcCTGGAGAAGAAAGGCTTTTTTGTGcagaaaagtgcaaaattcagataaaaattgatcaggattttgtagagaaatccgaaaattccggaatttttcgatttaaaaaatgatccCACTAGGATGTGGATGAGGTTTtgtgcagaaaaattcaaatttccgcaaaacgaacattttcaaCGTTCAACTCGAATGGTCCTTTTCCCTGACACGATGGACAAATCGTTGGGCGAACTTCCTCATCATTTTGCTGTACAAAAGGTCCCAACAAGTATCCACAAGCGACACAATCGTATTTAACAACCGCCAACTGCGGCAGAATTCCACTGGCGATAGTGACAACACCGGCGGTACGGATGAGCATGTTAAGATGCACCTGACGAAGCATTCGGATGTCCTCCTCGACTGGAAGCTGCGAAATGCGAACCTTGATCTCATTGCAGACTCGGGAGTAGAATGGATACATGTTCATCACGACTTCAGTGGCGGCGCGATCCATAATCGCAAGCATCTCATTCGGAGCTTCTGGCAGGAAGTATGAGATGTTCTGCTCTCCGTTATCATCACTAAGATCCGTAAAACTGACTTCCAGCGATTCCCGATTATCCGCCGCCATAGATTTGATCATCTGAATATACTTGGTCTGCTTGTTGCCCGGTTCGTGGAAGCTTCGAAGGAAATTCTTGAATCTTCGCTCAATCTCCTTGGCGACAGCCTCATCGGAGACGTGATCACGGATTGTTCGACCGCGGATGTTCTCGAGAATATCTACAGGAATGTCCTCTTCCTCCATCGGAACCGAATCGTCATCAGCAGCATCACCTCGACCGCGACGTCCACGTCCACGACGACGTGTGTCAACCTCCTCGCTATCTCCATCCTCGTACATCAGAGCATCGTCGTCGAGCAGTTGATCACGCTGAGCCATCTCACGTTCGGCGGCACGGCGGGCGCTCACCGAGAGACTTCCGACGTCCGATGCGTCGTCCATTCCAGATTCGGAGTACTGATCGAGCTCCGGCTGCTCACGGTAGTCCctggaaatttaatatttaaaacttattttaatttaggattttccgaaattttttcaacggGGATTCTGCTAATTTAGCTCattccacgtggattttcgaaattcaaagaTCCTTCTAACACGAAATTctgtgaaattattgatttctgCCGTCTCCTACCTCTCCATATCATCTCCGAAAAGATTCTCGCCCTCCTCATCCTCTGGATCCTCGTCCTCGTTGTTGAACATCTCATCGATGCCGTCAACGTCATCATCCGCATCGTCGGCGATCGGAAGTGGCTGGCGATCGACGTCGTCATCGTTGTTAGCACGATCAGCCATTGTTAGTATGAAAGTACCTGAAAAATCGgacaaattttattaaaatttgaatatcctAAATAATTCCGCCGAAGACATGAATAAATTATCGggatttaacatttttaagctaaaattgtatgataaaattaaattaaaaaaaaaaatcaagaaaaaacgacgaaaataggtgaaaatcgagagaaaacaaaaaagaaatgcgGTAAAATGGCgcgttttattcaaaaacgtCAACTTCGCGCCCTCGCCTCTTTTGAATTCTGTCGCGATGGAGCGCGATTGCGCGGGCATGACGTCACTGTTTAAGAAGTTTTCAGGCctaaaattgctggaaattccATGGGAATGAGGAAGAATACACTTTAAAACTGAAagcaattgaaaaaacaaatatttttcaaaattaaaatcccttaatctccaaattttctagaaatatccTGAATTTTCCGAACTGCATAATTAATTACCGTGGGAAATGAGAGCAAAATGACGTCACTGCTTACGAATctgatatttaaatttaaatttcagcggTGGGAGCCATTAGAAACACGAGCTCAATTTGTTTCTGGAATTGCTCCAATGGAGTTGGgttactcaaaaaatcgagaaatcgAAATGATTTTTGCAGGGATTTCGGAGaccatttttttgacatttttatttggaaatatgaGATTTCTGGACCAAAACAACGGTGCCCGGTCTTAAAACGACACAGTTTTATAGATTGCGTaaagatgtgcgcctttaaagagtactgtaatttcaaactttagtTTTTGCGGAGTTTTTCTCAAGAATTTATgtattttcactgttttttattgttttttaaaggtaaataaatacatttttatcaaaaaactttaaaaaatcaatgaaaattgtgaaaatatttttttccgcagcaacgaaaatttgaaattacagtactccttaaaggcgcacaccttttttcatttaGCAAAAACatttcgtttcgagaccgggcaCCGTATTTTAGGAGCAAATATAACACAAAATTGTAAACTggcaatttttgtaataaataatttgttagttgatagtttttgatgttaaCAGATTAACCagatgcaaaattttgcgatttttgctgCAAGactacggtacccggtctcgaaacgacaaattttcgtaaaaagcaaaaaggtgtgcgcctttaaagggtactgtagtttgaaaCTTTCGTTGCTGCAGTATTTTTTACAtcgattttccatattttttctcgtgaagttttgtgttttttgttgtactCTAGTTactatagttttaaaattaaaaaaattgaaataaaaaaaaattaaaaatcaataaaaatcgaaattacagtactctttcaAGGCGCAcaccattttttatttaacaaagaatttcgtgtcgagacctggtacagtatatcgaaaaattgtcgaattgCATAATATTAATccattttaatgtaaaaacaTTAAACACGGAACTGAAAAAGTTCCAAGTTCCAATAGAAGCCATGCATTTTccatcagaaaaaaaaacacacaatttcTCTCattaattcattatttttttccaggcGACTCGTCACCTCCATAACTTGTTCATTGTTCTCATCCATCCATCCGAAGTCCCTCTTAAAAAACAACGTCAAAAACTCTTTTTCTCTAGCGCTCTCCTCAATTTCCCAGCTCTCGGGGGCCCCGCCCATTTTGTCTCCGGGAGCCACCACGGCGATCGGcacagaaaaatatatatggaGAAGGAAGGCCACCGGcagctgatttttttccattttttcaagattttttttattttccaatttcctttTCTACCTTTTTTTCCCGTACTCCATTATgtcacatttttccaattttcatgggaaaattggaattttttgcaccTTCTAGGACATATATAGGTTTTGATTAGATTTGAttcagggaattttttaaaaactctttttttgtaagaaaaattaattaaaaaagtttttttttcgattttttttctagtttacattagtttcaaaattgactcaaaaaataaaacttttcagactttttttaaaggtttttctaatatttaaGATATTTTTAATCGTATTCTCACGGAggtctggcttccctcataaatttaaatggaagagtttgccgaactaggccattttggctcgggtagatttacggcgcgttgcgtgtcccgtcgcggctcgattttagttgtaaaattaaatgtatttgtccgtgttgAGTACACGGCTTTCCCACGCGTTTTCCGGCGGGAGATTCAGattctcaatggagcgcgaaaattcaatgaggaaggccagaaccccgtgaaattgaaaaaaaatagttttttgaaaaaataatttaaaaaaaaaaaattttcatttcatccaAATTCTAACCTGcttcttcaaatttcatcctaaatttctgcaaaactttgtacagtttttcagaacttcaaatacaaaaaaccatGAGTGTCGCACACAACAAAAAAGGACTTTTTCGCAGATCTCAAAGGTTGGTTTTTACTGGTGGCCTAGCTTTCGCAAGTTAGGCCATCGGGTGTCTCTGCCCACATCGAactacaaattaaaaattccattgTCTTCGTGTCTGATGGGaactagcaaaaaaaaacaaaaaaaacttcatcagaaaatcatcgaaatttctgaattttatataaatttcttcttcttctcccatttcttgttttcaacaagattttccgaaagttttcGGGAACATTGATATTTCATCTGACCTAGAAAAAGTGATGGCCTAAAAAAGTTCGACCGCGATTCaaaattctaggccatccACTGAGAAAGTTAGGCCATGGCTATTTTTTTGCAGCGAAagtgaactgaaaaatgtgcaaaactttGTTATTAATGTTCGCTCTTGCTCATTTTGAATGCATTAATGGTTTTACTATGTCCCCTTgtgcaaaacgtttttttttcgaaaaattgtttttcgaacGGCTCCGGGgcctaactttttaaatttagaaaagttaggccaccgtTTTTCACAAATGgccaaagtttttcaaaagttgtaagACCTAGGCAATCAATAACGCGAATATGGCCTACGTTTTATGAAACTTCGAAGACTAGGCCACTATTCTTCTTCaagtggcctaacttttttgaacccAAGGCCACCAGCTGTTTTCTAtgtggtggcctaacttttttgaaagctagGCCACCACCTGTTTTCTATGTGgtctgacttttttttcacatgacctaacttttttgagaCCTAGGTCATTTCTCCTCTTCTAGTGGCCTAACTCTTCCCAGGCCACTTGAGAGAGACCTAGGCCACTACTTATATTCTAGTGGCCTAACTTTCCAAAAACCTAGGTCATCACTCCAATCGCATGTCACTTGTCAATTTGCGTCACATTTGTTCCGAAAAATATGTACAATTTTgtgctgtttcaaaaaaaattggctttttgaCGGAAGAGCCATGAGACATAGAGCACCAGCTAATTGcacttttgaagaaaattggaaagacGGGCGGCGACTCGAGCAGAAATGAGACATCTTGTCGGAGTCGGAGCCGGAGCAGAAGGGGGTCATAACCAAGAAGTTCCTATAAATAATTTCATGAAGGTTTTATTAGCATCTGTGTATGTATGTCatatttcaaacgaaaaactccaaaaaactaggccacatGGGTTGACGCAGTggcctaattttttgaaaatctaggTCAGGCtaacaattaaaaagtttgatccttgttttttctctaaaactctttggcaaaaaaagagcaaatgtAGGTGTCAATTTCCGGCTCAATATTCCGATTTTCTCAGAACTTTTCCCTCTCTCACATTCTGACTATAAAAtcttttcctttctttttttttcattggaaaagtACATTtcctcatttatttttctttttgcaagAGTTAAGTCGCATTTTTTACACTAATGGCCTAGCTtgcaaaagttaggccatcacATCGTATTTCATGGCCTAACTTGCAAAAGTTGGGCCATCACATCGTAGTGTATGGCCTAGCTtgcaaaagttaggccatgtATCGTTTTATGTGAAATTCTGCACATTTCCTGtcaaattgtgcattttttgttggagcatcacaaactacaaattagTCTCATTTCTCGCGGTAACAAGGAATTTCTTTTTGTGAGCCTTTTTCCGATGAAGTCATATTTCTCTTACTtgcaaaaatgagttttttaaaaaatatttttcagcttttcaagTTCT of Caenorhabditis elegans chromosome II contains these proteins:
- the Y17G7B.23 gene encoding Activin_recp domain-containing protein (Partially confirmed by transcript evidence); this encodes MTKRTNLDAMHTCKSCSEFDGNGDCSASTTGTCKGVYCTKTAGKMNGKSYETRGCSLVNPIGSNVCSWTDQTFNISMGIDQSAAARKKRGVSLPFRANQCYCQGELCNSSPPSQLASTLLLSIFSTSILIFR
- the mcm-2 gene encoding DNA replication licensing factor MCM2 (Confirmed by transcript evidence), which codes for MADRANNDDDVDRQPLPIADDADDDVDGIDEMFNNEDEDPEDEEGENLFGDDMERDYREQPELDQYSESGMDDASDVGSLSVSARRAAEREMAQRDQLLDDDALMYEDGDSEEVDTRRRGRGRRGRGDAADDDSVPMEEEDIPVDILENIRGRTIRDHVSDEAVAKEIERRFKNFLRSFHEPGNKQTKYIQMIKSMAADNRESLEVSFTDLSDDNGEQNISYFLPEAPNEMLAIMDRAATEVVMNMYPFYSRVCNEIKVRISQLPVEEDIRMLRQVHLNMLIRTAGVVTIASGILPQLAVVKYDCVACGYLLGPFVQQNDEEVRPTICPSCQGKGPFELNVENTVYHNYQRITMQESPNKVAAGRLPRSKDVILLGDLCDSCKPGDEIEVTGVYTNNFDGSLNYKQGFPVFNTLIHANHITNKDKMASDQLTDEDIKAIRELSQDPNISQRVFSSIAPSIYGHDDVKRAIALALFRGEAKNPGAKHRLRGDINVLLCGDPGTAKSQFLRYAAHIAPRSVLTTGQGASAVGLTAYVQRHPVTREWTLEAGAMVLADKGVCLIDEFDKMSDQDRTSIHEAMEQQSISISKAGIVTSLHARCTVIAASNPIGGRYNPTRTFAENVDLTEPILSRFDVLCVIRDSVDSVEDERLAKFVVGNHRTHHPDAKKIVKEGDELEEDQMDERTGVRLIPQDLLRKYIIYAREKCHPTLPEQHSEKFSNIFAQMRKESMATGSVAITVRHVESMIRLSEAHAKLHLRSYVNDEDCAAAIRVMLESFVNTQKASIMRMMKKTFSRHLTENRSANELLLFILKQLIRQQMHYATARAAAGTILQSVTIPESEFIEKAQQLRIENVKPFYTSEIFASNNFLYDPSKKTIVQEIF
- the Y17G7B.23 gene encoding DUF281 domain-containing protein (Confirmed by transcript evidence) gives rise to the protein MWILGVRAQDKDCIQCATSNLMEDWGATGLPLKPANLLFDDKCGTPNSLVSTVSGNCASMCFELMIPVNNKLAFVRGCHADFVWDEFASHNESCHQYVDDVTVIKSGIAFCTPQVRANPQSPSCNAHFDDTNATASNCLPDAMHTCKSCSEFDGNGDCSASTTGTCKGVYCTKTAGKMNGKSYETRGCSLVNPIGSNVCSWTDQTFNISMGIDQSAAARKKRGVSLPFRANQCYCQGELCNSSPPSQLASTLLLSIFSTSILIFR